One Prinia subflava isolate CZ2003 ecotype Zambia chromosome 8, Cam_Psub_1.2, whole genome shotgun sequence DNA window includes the following coding sequences:
- the TCAP gene encoding telethonin yields the protein MVGPGVVGGSKGLLSARLGCCVQEEDVSKRETFSAEWLDLELRSRPEDGWCRREVDTQRRETLEQRGAVRVLEQRSPWGLLRVGVLGQPLAQHLLPYARTLPVPLFAPSDLRGAKGGIPRTLSRSLSHEAQRG from the exons ATGGTGGGCCCTGGCGTGGTGGGGGGCTCCAAGGGGCTGCTCTCGGCCCGCCTGGGCTGCTGTGTCCAGGAGGAGGACGTGTCCAAGAGAGAGACCTTCAGTGCCGAGTGGCTGGACCTGGAGCTCCGGAGCCGGCCCGAGGACGG GTGGTGCCGGCGGGAGGTGGACACGCAGCGCCGGGAGACGCTGGAGCAGCGCGGGGCCGTGCGGGTGCTGGAGCAGCGCTcgccctgggggctgctgcgGGTGGGGGTCCTGGGGCAACCCCTggcccagcacctcctgccctaCGCCCGCACCCTCCCCGTGCCCCTCTTCGCCCCCTCAGACCTCCGCGGAGCCAAGGGGGGGATCCCCCGCACCCTCTCCCGCTCCCTCTCTCACGAAGCCCAGCGGGGCTGA
- the PNMT gene encoding phenylethanolamine N-methyltransferase, whose protein sequence is MSSPAALREGYEHFDPRAYLRNNYLPPRADFSSEEFVVPWKLRCLAETFASGEIHGRTLIDVGSGPTIYQLLSACDHFEEIVATDYLAVNREELARWARGEPGAFDWSPFIQHVCKIEGRGEPWQDKERRLRQRLRRILPIDVHRPEPLGAPLRPPADALLSAFCLEAVSPDRAAFVRALAHVGNLLRPGGHALLLGALGESFYLAGAARLPVVPLQESDVREALAAAGFALRELRSYAMPPALRTGVDDVDGVFFAHAQKPLQA, encoded by the exons ATGAGCAGCCCAGCCGCGCTCCGTGAGGGCTACGAGCACTTCGACCCCCGCGCGTACCTGCGCAACAATTACCTCCCGCCCCGCGCCGACTTCTCCTCCGAGGAGTTCGTGGTGCCCTGGAAGCTGCGATGTTTGGCCGAGACCTTCGCCAGTG GTGAGATCCACGGGCGGACGTTGATCGATGTGGGCTCGGGCCCCACCATCTACCAACTGCTGAGTGCCTGCGACCACTTCGAGGAGATCGTGGCCACCGATTACCTGGCGGTGAACCGGGAGGAGCTGGCCCGGTGGGCGCGGGGCGAGCCTGGAGCCTTCGACTGGAGCCCCTTCATCCAGCACGTCTGCAAGATCGAGGGGCGCGG GGAGCCGTGGCAGGACAAGGAGCGGCGCCTCCGCCAGCGCCTCCGGCGGATCCTTCCCATCGACGTGCACCGCCCGGAGCCTCTGGGGGCCCCGCTGCGCCCCCCGGCCGACGCGCTGCTCTCCGCCTTCTGCCTGGAGGCCGTGAGCCCCGACCGAGCCGCCTTCGTGCGGGCGCTGGCCCACGTGGGCAACCTGCTGCGCCCGGGTGGCCAcgctctgctgctgggggccCTGGGCGAGTCCTTCTACCTGGCGGGCGCCGCTCGCCTGCCCGTGGTGCCGCTGCAGGAATCGGACGTGCGGGAGGCGCTGGCGGCCGCGGGGTTCGCGCTGCGGGAGCTGCGGAGTTACGCGATGCCCCCCGCGCTCCGCACCGGCGTGGATGATGTGGACGGGGTGTTCTTCGCCCACGCGCAAAAACCGCTGCAAGCCTGA
- the PGAP3 gene encoding post-GPI attachment to proteins factor 3 isoform X1 — MAARAALLLLLLLMAAAAPGPARCSQGDREPLYRECLSRCERQNCSGAALRHFRARQPLYMGLTGWTCRDECKYECMWLTVRLYQQGGHRVPQFHGKWPFSRFLFFQEPASAFASFLNGLASLVMLLRYRAAVPPAAPTYPTCVAFAWVSLNAWFWSTVFHTRDTALTEKLDYFCASAVVLHSVYLCCVRTLGLQRPALISIFRAFLLLFLAGHISYLSLVRFDYGYNLVANAAAGMLTVAWWLRWCLRQGRRLPHVWKCAAAVLLLQALALLELLDFPPLLWVLDAHALWHIGTIPLNVLFYSFLVDDSLYLLKANSDLFKVD, encoded by the exons aTGGCGGCGCGGgccgcgctgctgctgctgctgcttctcatggcggcggcggcgccgggcccggcccgaTGCTCGCAGGGAGACCGAGAACCGCTGTACCGGGAGTGCCTGAGCCGCTGCGAGCGGCAGAACTGCTCGGGGGCTGCACTGCGGCACTTCCGCGCCCGGCAGCCGCTCTACATGGGCCTGACAG GCTGGACGTGCCGGGATGAGTGCAAATACGAGTGCATGTGGCTGACAGTGCGGCTGTACCAGCAGGGCGGCCACCGCGTGCCCCAGTTCCACGGAAAG TGGCCCTTCTCGCGGTTCCTGTTCTTCCAGGAGCCGGCCTCCGCCTTCGCCTCCTTCCTCAATGGCCTGGCCAGCCTGGTGATGCTGCTGCGCTACCGGGCAGCCGTGCCCCCCGCCGCGCCCACCTACCCCACCTGCGTCGCCTTTGCCTGG GTCTCCTTAAACGCCTGGTTCTGGTCCACCGTATTCCACACGAGGGACACGGCGCTGACGGAG AAACTGGATTATTTCTGTGCTTCGGCCGTCGTCCTGCACTCCGTGTACCTGTGCTGTGTCAG GACGCTGGGGCTGCAGCGCCCGGCCTTAATCAGCATCTTCAGagccttcctcctgctcttcctcgCCGGCCACATCTCCTACCTGAGCCTGGTGCGCTTTGACTACGGCTACAACCTGGTGGCCAACGCCGCTGCTG GCATGCTGACGGTGGCGTGGTGGCTGCGGTGGTGCCTGCGGCAGGGCCGCCGCCTCCCGCACGTGTGGAAGTGCGCGGCcgccgtgctgctgctgcaggcgcTGGCGCTGCTCGAGCTCCTCGACTTCCCGcccctgctctgggtgctggaCGCCCACGCGCTCTGGCACATCGGGACCATCCCCCTCAACGTGCTCTTCTACAG TTTCCTGGTGGACGACAGCCTCTACCTCCTGAAGGCCAACTCCGACCTCTTCAAAGTGGACTAG
- the PGAP3 gene encoding post-GPI attachment to proteins factor 3 isoform X2, with protein sequence MAARAALLLLLLLMAAAAPGPARCSQGDREPLYRECLSRCERQNCSGAALRHFRARQPLYMGLTGWTCRDECKYECMWLTVRLYQQGGHRVPQFHGKVSLNAWFWSTVFHTRDTALTEKLDYFCASAVVLHSVYLCCVRTLGLQRPALISIFRAFLLLFLAGHISYLSLVRFDYGYNLVANAAAGMLTVAWWLRWCLRQGRRLPHVWKCAAAVLLLQALALLELLDFPPLLWVLDAHALWHIGTIPLNVLFYSFLVDDSLYLLKANSDLFKVD encoded by the exons aTGGCGGCGCGGgccgcgctgctgctgctgctgcttctcatggcggcggcggcgccgggcccggcccgaTGCTCGCAGGGAGACCGAGAACCGCTGTACCGGGAGTGCCTGAGCCGCTGCGAGCGGCAGAACTGCTCGGGGGCTGCACTGCGGCACTTCCGCGCCCGGCAGCCGCTCTACATGGGCCTGACAG GCTGGACGTGCCGGGATGAGTGCAAATACGAGTGCATGTGGCTGACAGTGCGGCTGTACCAGCAGGGCGGCCACCGCGTGCCCCAGTTCCACGGAAAG GTCTCCTTAAACGCCTGGTTCTGGTCCACCGTATTCCACACGAGGGACACGGCGCTGACGGAG AAACTGGATTATTTCTGTGCTTCGGCCGTCGTCCTGCACTCCGTGTACCTGTGCTGTGTCAG GACGCTGGGGCTGCAGCGCCCGGCCTTAATCAGCATCTTCAGagccttcctcctgctcttcctcgCCGGCCACATCTCCTACCTGAGCCTGGTGCGCTTTGACTACGGCTACAACCTGGTGGCCAACGCCGCTGCTG GCATGCTGACGGTGGCGTGGTGGCTGCGGTGGTGCCTGCGGCAGGGCCGCCGCCTCCCGCACGTGTGGAAGTGCGCGGCcgccgtgctgctgctgcaggcgcTGGCGCTGCTCGAGCTCCTCGACTTCCCGcccctgctctgggtgctggaCGCCCACGCGCTCTGGCACATCGGGACCATCCCCCTCAACGTGCTCTTCTACAG TTTCCTGGTGGACGACAGCCTCTACCTCCTGAAGGCCAACTCCGACCTCTTCAAAGTGGACTAG